One part of the Stigmatopora argus isolate UIUO_Sarg chromosome 8, RoL_Sarg_1.0, whole genome shotgun sequence genome encodes these proteins:
- the ephb3b gene encoding ephrin type-B receptor 3b isoform X9, whose product MDYILLLCSFLLPVASAVEETLMDTKWATTELAWTAQPETGWEEVSGYDDAMNPIRTYQVCNVRELNQNNWLRSDFIARKDVLRVYVEMKFTVRDCNSIPNIPGSCKETFNLFYYESDSDSATATSPFWMENPYVKVDTIAPDTSFSKLDAGLVNTKVRSFGPLSKAGFYLAFQDLGACMSLISVRVFYKKCSTTIANFAVFPETATGAEATSLVIAPGTCVPNALEVSVPLKLYCNGDGEWMVPVGACTCSAGFEPGMKDTQCQACSPGTFKYKQGEGFCLPCPANSRATAGAASVCSCRNGYYRSDTDLPDSQCTTVPSAPRNVISIVNETSLVLEWSEPRDLGGRDDTFYSVICKKCLPERGMCSRCDDNVDISPRHLGLTQRRVTVRNLQAHTQYSFEIQAVNGVSNKSPYTPQFSAVNITTNQAAPSAVPTVHLMAATASTMSLSWLPPEKPNGIILDYEIKYHEKDQGEAIAHTMTAQRSNARIEGLKAGTPYVVQVRARTVAGYGRYSSPADFSTNLQTDPPKLWQEQLPLIVGSATAVFVFIIAVVVIAIVCLRKQRNGSESEYTEKLQQYITPGMKVYIDPFTYEDPNEAVREFAKEIDVSCVKIEEVIGAGEFGEVCRGRLKLPGRREIIVAIKTLKVGYTDRQRRDFLSEASIMGQFDHPNIIRMEGVVTKSRPVMIVTEFMENGALDSFLRLNDGQFTVIQLVGMLRGIAAGMKYLSDMNYVHRDLAARNILVNSNLVCKVSDFGLSRFLEDDPTDPTYTSSLGGKIPIRWTAPEAIAYRKFTSASDVWSYGIVMWEVMSYGERPYWDMSNQDVINAVEQDYRLPPPMDCPTALHQLMLDCWVKERNLRPKFTQIVATLDKLIRNAASLKVVTNSTQSTGVSQPLLDRCVPDYTTFTTVGDWLDAIKMSRYHDNFINAGFASFDLVAQMTAEDLLRIGVTLAGHQKKILGSIQDMRLQMNQTLPVQV is encoded by the exons AAACACTGATGGACACAAAGTGGGCCACTACAGAATTAGCCTGGACTGCACAACCTGAGACTGGA TGGGAAGAAGTGAGTGGCTATGATGATGCAATGAATCCCATCCGGACTTATCAAGTTTGTAATGTAAGGGAGCTCAACCAGAATAATTGGCTACGCAGTGACTTCATCGCAAGAAAGGATGTGCTGCGTGTATATGTGGAGATGAAATTCACAGTCCGTGATTGCAACAGCATCCCAAACATCCCAGGCTCTTGCAAAGAGACGTTCAACCTCTTCTACTACGAATCTGACTCCGATTCAGCCACGGCAACCAGTCCATTCTGGATGGAAAACCCATATGTCAAAGTGGACACCATTGCCCCCGATACTAGCTTTTCCAAACTAGATGCTGGACTGGTTAATACTAAAGTCAGAAGCTTTGGGCCGTTGTCTAAAGCTGGGTTCTACTTGGCCTTCCAGGACCTTGGGGCTTGCATGTCACTCATCTCAGTGAGGGTTTTTTATAAGAAGTGCTCGACCACCATTGCAAACTTTGCAGTATTTCCAGAGACAGCAACTGGAGCTGAGGCAACGTCTTTGGTGATTGCACCTGGAACCTGTGTCCCAAATGCCTTGGAAGTGTCTGTGCCACTTAAACTTTACTGCAATGGAGATGGAGAATGGATGGTTCCTGTGGGTGCCTGCACTTGCTCGGCTGGTTTTGAACCAGGCATGAAGGATACACAATGCCAAG CTTGCAGTCCTGGCACCTTTAAGTACAAGCAAGGAGAAGGTTTCTGCTTGCCTTGTCCCGCAAACAGTCGTGCCACTGCAGGAGCAGCAAGCGTTTGTTCCTGTCGAAACGGATACTACCGCTCAGACACAGACCTACCTGACTCCCAATGCACAA CTGTTCCCTCTGCACCACGTAATGTCATCTCCATTGTGAATGAAACCTCACTTGTCCTGGAGTGGAGTGAACCGCGGGATCTGGGGGGACGTGATGACACCTTCTACAGCGTCATCTGTAAGAAGTGCCTGCCTGAAAGAGGAATGTGTTCCCGCTGTGATGACAACGTGGATATCTCGCCGCGCCACCTGGGTTTGACCCAGCGCAGAGTGACAGTGCGCAACCTTCAAGCCCATACACAATACAGCTTTGAGATCCAGGCAGTCAATGGAGTTTCAAACAAGAGCCCCTACACACCTCAGTTTTCTGCTGTAAACATCACCACTAATCAGGCTG CTCCATCTGCAGTACCCACAGTTCACCTGATGGCGGCCACAGCGAGCACGATGAGTTTGTCCTGGCTGCCTCCAGAAAAACCCAACGGAATCATCTTGGATTATGAGATTAAGTACCATGAGAAG GATCAGGGGGAAGCCATCGCTCATACAATGACGGCCCAACGGAGCAACGCTCGCATTGAAGGTCTCAAAGCTGGCACACCTTATGTGGTGCAGGTCCGTGCACGAACAGTGGCTGGCTATGGCCGTTATAGcagcccagctgacttcagcacCAACCTTCAAA CTGACCCACCCAAATTGTGGCAGGAGCAACTTCCACTCATTGTAGGATCAGCCACTGCAGTATTTGTTTTCATCATTGCTGTTGTGGTCATCGCCATTGTTTGCCTCAG aaaACAAAGAAATGGCTCAGAATCAGAATACACAGAGAAACTTCAGCAGTATA TCACTCCGGGAATGAAAGTCTACATTGACCCCTTCACCTATGAGGATCCTAACGAAGCTGTGAGGGAGTTTGCCAAAGAGATTGACGTCTCCTGTGTGAAGATCGAGGAGGTCATCGGCGCAG GAGAGTTTGGTGAAGTTTGCCGTGGTCGTCTCAAGCTGCCCGGCCGTCGTGAGATCATTGTTGCCATCAAGACCCTCAAAGTGGGCTACACTGACCGACAAAGGAGAGACTTCCTCTCAGAAGCATCCATCATGGGCCAGTTTGACCATCCCAATATTATCCGCATGGAAGGGGTGGTCACCAAGAGTCGACCAGTGATGATTGTTACTGAATTCATGGAAAATGGAGCTCTGGATTCATTCCTAAGG CTCAATGATGGACAATTCACAGTTATTCAGCTCGTTGGGATGCTGCGTGGTATTGCAGCAGGCATGAAGTACTTGTCAGATATGAATTACGTACACAGAGACTTGGCTGCCCGCAACATCCTGGTCAACAGCAACCTGGTATGCAAGGTTTCTGATTTTGGGCTATCTCGCTTCCTTGAGGATGACCCTACAGACCCTACCTACACAAGCTCATTG GGAGGGAAAATCCCTATTCGATGGACAGCACCAGAGGCAATTGCCTACAGGAAGTTCACCTCAGCAAGTGACGTGTGGAGCTACGGCATTGTCATGTGGGAAGTAATGTCATATGGAGAGCGGCCGTATTGGGACATGAGCAATCAAGAT GTAATAAATGCAGTGGAGCAGGACTATCGACTGCCCCCACCAATGGACTGCCCCACAGCACTGCACCAGCTCATGTTAGACTGTTGGGTGAAAGAGCGCAACTTGCGGCCCAAATTCACCCAAATTGTTGCTACCCTGGATAAACTAATTCGTAATGCTGCCAGTCTCAAAGTTGTCACCAACAGCACACAGTCTACTGG GGTATCCCAACCCTTGCTTGACCGCTGCGTGCCAGACTATACAACTTTTACCACTGTGGGAGACTGGCTGGATGCCATCAAGATGAGCCGCTACCATGACAATTTCATCAATGCCGGATTTGCATCCTTTGACCTGGTTGCCCAGATGACAGCAGA GGACTTGCTGCGGATAGGGGTtacattggctggccaccagaaGAAAATTCTAGGTAGCATTCAGGACATGAGACTACAGATGAACCAAACACTTCCTGTCCAGGTGTGA
- the ephb3b gene encoding ephrin type-B receptor 3b isoform X3 — protein MDYILLLCSFLLPVASAVEETLMDTKWATTELAWTAQPETGWEEVSGYDDAMNPIRTYQVCNVRELNQNNWLRSDFIARKDVLRVYVEMKFTVRDCNSIPNIPGSCKETFNLFYYESDSDSATATSPFWMENPYVKVDTIAPDTSFSKLDAGLVNTKVRSFGPLSKAGFYLAFQDLGACMSLISVRVFYKKCSTTIANFAVFPETATGAEATSLVIAPGTCVPNALEVSVPLKLYCNGDGEWMVPVGACTCSAGFEPGMKDTQCQACSPGTFKYKQGEGFCLPCPANSRATAGAASVCSCRNGYYRSDTDLPDSQCTTVPSAPRNVISIVNETSLVLEWSEPRDLGGRDDTFYSVICKKCLPERGMCSRCDDNVDISPRHLGLTQRRVTVRNLQAHTQYSFEIQAVNGVSNKSPYTPQFSAVNITTNQAAPSAVPTVHLMAATASTMSLSWLPPEKPNGIILDYEIKYHEKDQGEAIAHTMTAQRSNARIEGLKAGTPYVVQVRARTVAGYGRYSSPADFSTNLQTDPPKLWQEQLPLIVGSATAVFVFIIAVVVIAIVCLRKQRNGSESEYTEKLQQYKSPIVTPGMKVYIDPFTYEDPNEAVREFAKEIDVSCVKIEEVIGAGNPPKLLSYRGKTASHLQAIPLEDFTPSGEFGEVCRGRLKLPGRREIIVAIKTLKVGYTDRQRRDFLSEASIMGQFDHPNIIRMEGVVTKSRPVMIVTEFMENGALDSFLRLNDGQFTVIQLVGMLRGIAAGMKYLSDMNYVHRDLAARNILVNSNLVCKVSDFGLSRFLEDDPTDPTYTSSLYFMLTYSFAYPQGGKIPIRWTAPEAIAYRKFTSASDVWSYGIVMWEVMSYGERPYWDMSNQDVINAVEQDYRLPPPMDCPTALHQLMLDCWVKERNLRPKFTQIVATLDKLIRNAASLKVVTNSTQSTGVSQPLLDRCVPDYTTFTTVGDWLDAIKMSRYHDNFINAGFASFDLVAQMTAEDLLRIGVTLAGHQKKILGSIQDMRLQMNQTLPVQV, from the exons AAACACTGATGGACACAAAGTGGGCCACTACAGAATTAGCCTGGACTGCACAACCTGAGACTGGA TGGGAAGAAGTGAGTGGCTATGATGATGCAATGAATCCCATCCGGACTTATCAAGTTTGTAATGTAAGGGAGCTCAACCAGAATAATTGGCTACGCAGTGACTTCATCGCAAGAAAGGATGTGCTGCGTGTATATGTGGAGATGAAATTCACAGTCCGTGATTGCAACAGCATCCCAAACATCCCAGGCTCTTGCAAAGAGACGTTCAACCTCTTCTACTACGAATCTGACTCCGATTCAGCCACGGCAACCAGTCCATTCTGGATGGAAAACCCATATGTCAAAGTGGACACCATTGCCCCCGATACTAGCTTTTCCAAACTAGATGCTGGACTGGTTAATACTAAAGTCAGAAGCTTTGGGCCGTTGTCTAAAGCTGGGTTCTACTTGGCCTTCCAGGACCTTGGGGCTTGCATGTCACTCATCTCAGTGAGGGTTTTTTATAAGAAGTGCTCGACCACCATTGCAAACTTTGCAGTATTTCCAGAGACAGCAACTGGAGCTGAGGCAACGTCTTTGGTGATTGCACCTGGAACCTGTGTCCCAAATGCCTTGGAAGTGTCTGTGCCACTTAAACTTTACTGCAATGGAGATGGAGAATGGATGGTTCCTGTGGGTGCCTGCACTTGCTCGGCTGGTTTTGAACCAGGCATGAAGGATACACAATGCCAAG CTTGCAGTCCTGGCACCTTTAAGTACAAGCAAGGAGAAGGTTTCTGCTTGCCTTGTCCCGCAAACAGTCGTGCCACTGCAGGAGCAGCAAGCGTTTGTTCCTGTCGAAACGGATACTACCGCTCAGACACAGACCTACCTGACTCCCAATGCACAA CTGTTCCCTCTGCACCACGTAATGTCATCTCCATTGTGAATGAAACCTCACTTGTCCTGGAGTGGAGTGAACCGCGGGATCTGGGGGGACGTGATGACACCTTCTACAGCGTCATCTGTAAGAAGTGCCTGCCTGAAAGAGGAATGTGTTCCCGCTGTGATGACAACGTGGATATCTCGCCGCGCCACCTGGGTTTGACCCAGCGCAGAGTGACAGTGCGCAACCTTCAAGCCCATACACAATACAGCTTTGAGATCCAGGCAGTCAATGGAGTTTCAAACAAGAGCCCCTACACACCTCAGTTTTCTGCTGTAAACATCACCACTAATCAGGCTG CTCCATCTGCAGTACCCACAGTTCACCTGATGGCGGCCACAGCGAGCACGATGAGTTTGTCCTGGCTGCCTCCAGAAAAACCCAACGGAATCATCTTGGATTATGAGATTAAGTACCATGAGAAG GATCAGGGGGAAGCCATCGCTCATACAATGACGGCCCAACGGAGCAACGCTCGCATTGAAGGTCTCAAAGCTGGCACACCTTATGTGGTGCAGGTCCGTGCACGAACAGTGGCTGGCTATGGCCGTTATAGcagcccagctgacttcagcacCAACCTTCAAA CTGACCCACCCAAATTGTGGCAGGAGCAACTTCCACTCATTGTAGGATCAGCCACTGCAGTATTTGTTTTCATCATTGCTGTTGTGGTCATCGCCATTGTTTGCCTCAG aaaACAAAGAAATGGCTCAGAATCAGAATACACAGAGAAACTTCAGCAGTATA AATCCCCTATAGTCACTCCGGGAATGAAAGTCTACATTGACCCCTTCACCTATGAGGATCCTAACGAAGCTGTGAGGGAGTTTGCCAAAGAGATTGACGTCTCCTGTGTGAAGATCGAGGAGGTCATCGGCGCAGGTAACCCACCAAAGCTCCTGAGCTACAGGGGGAAGACTGCTAGTCACCTCCAGGCCATACCGTTAGAGGACTTCACACCAAGCG GAGAGTTTGGTGAAGTTTGCCGTGGTCGTCTCAAGCTGCCCGGCCGTCGTGAGATCATTGTTGCCATCAAGACCCTCAAAGTGGGCTACACTGACCGACAAAGGAGAGACTTCCTCTCAGAAGCATCCATCATGGGCCAGTTTGACCATCCCAATATTATCCGCATGGAAGGGGTGGTCACCAAGAGTCGACCAGTGATGATTGTTACTGAATTCATGGAAAATGGAGCTCTGGATTCATTCCTAAGG CTCAATGATGGACAATTCACAGTTATTCAGCTCGTTGGGATGCTGCGTGGTATTGCAGCAGGCATGAAGTACTTGTCAGATATGAATTACGTACACAGAGACTTGGCTGCCCGCAACATCCTGGTCAACAGCAACCTGGTATGCAAGGTTTCTGATTTTGGGCTATCTCGCTTCCTTGAGGATGACCCTACAGACCCTACCTACACAAGCTCATTG TATTTCATGCTCACCTACTCATTCGCATATCCACAGGGAGGGAAAATCCCTATTCGATGGACAGCACCAGAGGCAATTGCCTACAGGAAGTTCACCTCAGCAAGTGACGTGTGGAGCTACGGCATTGTCATGTGGGAAGTAATGTCATATGGAGAGCGGCCGTATTGGGACATGAGCAATCAAGAT GTAATAAATGCAGTGGAGCAGGACTATCGACTGCCCCCACCAATGGACTGCCCCACAGCACTGCACCAGCTCATGTTAGACTGTTGGGTGAAAGAGCGCAACTTGCGGCCCAAATTCACCCAAATTGTTGCTACCCTGGATAAACTAATTCGTAATGCTGCCAGTCTCAAAGTTGTCACCAACAGCACACAGTCTACTGG GGTATCCCAACCCTTGCTTGACCGCTGCGTGCCAGACTATACAACTTTTACCACTGTGGGAGACTGGCTGGATGCCATCAAGATGAGCCGCTACCATGACAATTTCATCAATGCCGGATTTGCATCCTTTGACCTGGTTGCCCAGATGACAGCAGA GGACTTGCTGCGGATAGGGGTtacattggctggccaccagaaGAAAATTCTAGGTAGCATTCAGGACATGAGACTACAGATGAACCAAACACTTCCTGTCCAGGTGTGA
- the ephb3b gene encoding ephrin type-B receptor 3b isoform X4, which translates to MDYILLLCSFLLPVASAVEETLMDTKWATTELAWTAQPETGWEEVSGYDDAMNPIRTYQVCNVRELNQNNWLRSDFIARKDVLRVYVEMKFTVRDCNSIPNIPGSCKETFNLFYYESDSDSATATSPFWMENPYVKVDTIAPDTSFSKLDAGLVNTKVRSFGPLSKAGFYLAFQDLGACMSLISVRVFYKKCSTTIANFAVFPETATGAEATSLVIAPGTCVPNALEVSVPLKLYCNGDGEWMVPVGACTCSAGFEPGMKDTQCQACSPGTFKYKQGEGFCLPCPANSRATAGAASVCSCRNGYYRSDTDLPDSQCTTVPSAPRNVISIVNETSLVLEWSEPRDLGGRDDTFYSVICKKCLPERGMCSRCDDNVDISPRHLGLTQRRVTVRNLQAHTQYSFEIQAVNGVSNKSPYTPQFSAVNITTNQAAPSAVPTVHLMAATASTMSLSWLPPEKPNGIILDYEIKYHEKDQGEAIAHTMTAQRSNARIEGLKAGTPYVVQVRARTVAGYGRYSSPADFSTNLQTDPPKLWQEQLPLIVGSATAVFVFIIAVVVIAIVCLRKQRNGSESEYTEKLQQYKSPIVTPGMKVYIDPFTYEDPNEAVREFAKEIDVSCVKIEEVIGAGNPPKLLSYRGKTASHLQAIPLEDFTPSGTFTQFIGEFGEVCRGRLKLPGRREIIVAIKTLKVGYTDRQRRDFLSEASIMGQFDHPNIIRMEGVVTKSRPVMIVTEFMENGALDSFLRLNDGQFTVIQLVGMLRGIAAGMKYLSDMNYVHRDLAARNILVNSNLVCKVSDFGLSRFLEDDPTDPTYTSSLGGKIPIRWTAPEAIAYRKFTSASDVWSYGIVMWEVMSYGERPYWDMSNQDVINAVEQDYRLPPPMDCPTALHQLMLDCWVKERNLRPKFTQIVATLDKLIRNAASLKVVTNSTQSTGVSQPLLDRCVPDYTTFTTVGDWLDAIKMSRYHDNFINAGFASFDLVAQMTAEDLLRIGVTLAGHQKKILGSIQDMRLQMNQTLPVQV; encoded by the exons AAACACTGATGGACACAAAGTGGGCCACTACAGAATTAGCCTGGACTGCACAACCTGAGACTGGA TGGGAAGAAGTGAGTGGCTATGATGATGCAATGAATCCCATCCGGACTTATCAAGTTTGTAATGTAAGGGAGCTCAACCAGAATAATTGGCTACGCAGTGACTTCATCGCAAGAAAGGATGTGCTGCGTGTATATGTGGAGATGAAATTCACAGTCCGTGATTGCAACAGCATCCCAAACATCCCAGGCTCTTGCAAAGAGACGTTCAACCTCTTCTACTACGAATCTGACTCCGATTCAGCCACGGCAACCAGTCCATTCTGGATGGAAAACCCATATGTCAAAGTGGACACCATTGCCCCCGATACTAGCTTTTCCAAACTAGATGCTGGACTGGTTAATACTAAAGTCAGAAGCTTTGGGCCGTTGTCTAAAGCTGGGTTCTACTTGGCCTTCCAGGACCTTGGGGCTTGCATGTCACTCATCTCAGTGAGGGTTTTTTATAAGAAGTGCTCGACCACCATTGCAAACTTTGCAGTATTTCCAGAGACAGCAACTGGAGCTGAGGCAACGTCTTTGGTGATTGCACCTGGAACCTGTGTCCCAAATGCCTTGGAAGTGTCTGTGCCACTTAAACTTTACTGCAATGGAGATGGAGAATGGATGGTTCCTGTGGGTGCCTGCACTTGCTCGGCTGGTTTTGAACCAGGCATGAAGGATACACAATGCCAAG CTTGCAGTCCTGGCACCTTTAAGTACAAGCAAGGAGAAGGTTTCTGCTTGCCTTGTCCCGCAAACAGTCGTGCCACTGCAGGAGCAGCAAGCGTTTGTTCCTGTCGAAACGGATACTACCGCTCAGACACAGACCTACCTGACTCCCAATGCACAA CTGTTCCCTCTGCACCACGTAATGTCATCTCCATTGTGAATGAAACCTCACTTGTCCTGGAGTGGAGTGAACCGCGGGATCTGGGGGGACGTGATGACACCTTCTACAGCGTCATCTGTAAGAAGTGCCTGCCTGAAAGAGGAATGTGTTCCCGCTGTGATGACAACGTGGATATCTCGCCGCGCCACCTGGGTTTGACCCAGCGCAGAGTGACAGTGCGCAACCTTCAAGCCCATACACAATACAGCTTTGAGATCCAGGCAGTCAATGGAGTTTCAAACAAGAGCCCCTACACACCTCAGTTTTCTGCTGTAAACATCACCACTAATCAGGCTG CTCCATCTGCAGTACCCACAGTTCACCTGATGGCGGCCACAGCGAGCACGATGAGTTTGTCCTGGCTGCCTCCAGAAAAACCCAACGGAATCATCTTGGATTATGAGATTAAGTACCATGAGAAG GATCAGGGGGAAGCCATCGCTCATACAATGACGGCCCAACGGAGCAACGCTCGCATTGAAGGTCTCAAAGCTGGCACACCTTATGTGGTGCAGGTCCGTGCACGAACAGTGGCTGGCTATGGCCGTTATAGcagcccagctgacttcagcacCAACCTTCAAA CTGACCCACCCAAATTGTGGCAGGAGCAACTTCCACTCATTGTAGGATCAGCCACTGCAGTATTTGTTTTCATCATTGCTGTTGTGGTCATCGCCATTGTTTGCCTCAG aaaACAAAGAAATGGCTCAGAATCAGAATACACAGAGAAACTTCAGCAGTATA AATCCCCTATAGTCACTCCGGGAATGAAAGTCTACATTGACCCCTTCACCTATGAGGATCCTAACGAAGCTGTGAGGGAGTTTGCCAAAGAGATTGACGTCTCCTGTGTGAAGATCGAGGAGGTCATCGGCGCAGGTAACCCACCAAAGCTCCTGAGCTACAGGGGGAAGACTGCTAGTCACCTCCAGGCCATACCGTTAGAGGACTTCACACCAAGCGGTACTTTCACTCAATTCATCG GAGAGTTTGGTGAAGTTTGCCGTGGTCGTCTCAAGCTGCCCGGCCGTCGTGAGATCATTGTTGCCATCAAGACCCTCAAAGTGGGCTACACTGACCGACAAAGGAGAGACTTCCTCTCAGAAGCATCCATCATGGGCCAGTTTGACCATCCCAATATTATCCGCATGGAAGGGGTGGTCACCAAGAGTCGACCAGTGATGATTGTTACTGAATTCATGGAAAATGGAGCTCTGGATTCATTCCTAAGG CTCAATGATGGACAATTCACAGTTATTCAGCTCGTTGGGATGCTGCGTGGTATTGCAGCAGGCATGAAGTACTTGTCAGATATGAATTACGTACACAGAGACTTGGCTGCCCGCAACATCCTGGTCAACAGCAACCTGGTATGCAAGGTTTCTGATTTTGGGCTATCTCGCTTCCTTGAGGATGACCCTACAGACCCTACCTACACAAGCTCATTG GGAGGGAAAATCCCTATTCGATGGACAGCACCAGAGGCAATTGCCTACAGGAAGTTCACCTCAGCAAGTGACGTGTGGAGCTACGGCATTGTCATGTGGGAAGTAATGTCATATGGAGAGCGGCCGTATTGGGACATGAGCAATCAAGAT GTAATAAATGCAGTGGAGCAGGACTATCGACTGCCCCCACCAATGGACTGCCCCACAGCACTGCACCAGCTCATGTTAGACTGTTGGGTGAAAGAGCGCAACTTGCGGCCCAAATTCACCCAAATTGTTGCTACCCTGGATAAACTAATTCGTAATGCTGCCAGTCTCAAAGTTGTCACCAACAGCACACAGTCTACTGG GGTATCCCAACCCTTGCTTGACCGCTGCGTGCCAGACTATACAACTTTTACCACTGTGGGAGACTGGCTGGATGCCATCAAGATGAGCCGCTACCATGACAATTTCATCAATGCCGGATTTGCATCCTTTGACCTGGTTGCCCAGATGACAGCAGA GGACTTGCTGCGGATAGGGGTtacattggctggccaccagaaGAAAATTCTAGGTAGCATTCAGGACATGAGACTACAGATGAACCAAACACTTCCTGTCCAGGTGTGA